The Fimbriiglobus ruber genomic sequence GCTGCGGGGTTTCGTCTATCTGTGGCAGAGTTTCAGCGGAGTGTCAACGACTCGTCACTCTTTGGGCCGCTTCCGGCCCCGCGGCTTGACGCTCGGCCCCCGGTCGACGCCCTCTGCGTAGGCGGGCGGGCACTTCCGGACGGGATGACCCAGGTAGGTCTCGGCTTCTTCGATGTTCGATTCGGATTCCTTATCGCCGTCCGGCATACGCAAGCATCCCAATCATGTCCAACGCACTCATCATGTCGCGGTACTTGGCCGCCTGCTCGGCGAACTGTTCACGGTCCTCGCGCGGCGCCTGGCGGAATTTCCGCATCTGCTCGTCGTGCAGAAGGCGGAGGAGGCGCTTGCTGCCGAGGGAAACGCTGTGAACGTTTGAGAACATCCAGGAGGCCGTTTAGAGTTCAGAATCACGTGACGTTTAGCACAAGATGTGGGGAGATGCCAGCGGTTCCAGGTTCGTCCATCACGCGCCCGATTTCCCACCGCACGGGATTGCGCCGTCCGAAGATCGACGGCTATGAAGCCGGCGGGGATGGGGGATCATCTCTTGCCGGTGCGGGACGCGGCGATGGACCGCGATCATTCCGTAATGGCACGGTTCTGCGGAGACGTAATGAAAGGCATCGTCCGTGCTGCCGGTCATGCCGCCTCCTCGTCGTCTTCCAACTCGGGGGCCATCCCGAGGGCACGGAGGTAGGTATCGAGAATCGATTCCTGCTCGTCGCGTTCGCTGGCGTCCAGCTTCCGGAGCTTGATAATCTGGCGAATCGCCTTCACGTCAAAGCCATTTCCTTTAGCTTCGGCGAATACGTCGCGGATGTCACCCGCGATCGCGGCCTTCTCTTCTTCCAACTTCTCGACTCGCTCGATAACACTCCTAAGTTGGTCGGCTGACTGACTGGTGTCGATCATGGTTTTCATGGCTAAATCCTTTCTGTTTGGTTGCTAATTTAAAACGGTATTTCATCATCAATAGGTTGTGATGCCGCCGGCTCGTCCGCGCGGGCCGATGATGCCGCGGGAGCGTCCTCTCGTTTCGGGTCCAGAAGGACCAGAGTGGCCCCGAACCCTTGAAGAACAACCTCGGTGGCGTACCTCTCCTGTCCGCTTTGGTCCGTCCACTTCCGGGTTTGAAGCTGACCTTCGAGATACACTTTCGAGCCCTTCCGCAGATAATCGCGGGCGACACCGGTTAATCCATCGTTGAAGATGACTGCGCGGTGCCACTCGACACGCTCGCGGCGTTCGCCCGTATTCCGATCCTTCCACGATTCGGACGTGGCCACCGAAAGCGTGGCGATCTCCCTCCCGTCCTGCGTTTTGCGGATCTCCGGGTCTTTACCCAGGTGACCAAGTAAGGTGACCCGATTGATGCTTCCTGCCATGTTTTTCCTCCTCAGTTGGTTGATGGATCTGTTATCCGATGCGCTTTTGCCCGGTATTTAACATCTATTGGAATCTGAAGGGCATCCTCAAGCGTCCAGCCTCGTGTTAATCGCGCCAGCAGCGTTTCTGGACGTAATCCATATCGTTCGCACGCGTCAGCCATAACCAGCCGTTCTCCAAAAACTTCTAGGTACGAGGTGTTGCCCTTATTTCTTGCTTGTTCCTTCCTAGTCGCCCACCGGCAATTCGCGGGCTCATAATTACCGGCAGTATCCGGCCAGCGGTCTAGGCTGTATTCTGGCGATGGCCTACGTCCCATGTCGTGAAGAAACGTCTCGAACGATACTTTCCATGCCTTACACACTTGAATCCCCCTCGCTCCGTATCGTGAGAATGACGTGTCGTGAGGATTGCAACACCGCCGAATCATGCCGCACCAAGTCCGGTACTCCGCTGAAACGTGATGTTTGCGCGAATGGCCGTGCTTGACTCTTCCTCTAGATGTTTCTCGGTTCAAGCAACCGCAACTTTTCGTTGCCCCTTTGCGCAGGGAGCTGGCGAATACGTATCGCTCGGTACCGCAATCGCAGAGGCATCGCCACTTTCCAAACTTGTCGCCGCTCCCATATTCGATGACAAGTAGCCGACCAAAGCGACGGCCTGCCAGATCGTCGAGATCGCGGTGTCGCTTATTACAGTTCGGGCGCATGAGTCGGAACTTCGTTTGGAAGTGGCAATTGCCATCCGAATTCCGAAGCGAAATATGCCCGGATCTCCTCAAGGAACTCTTCGAAGCCGATCGTTGACAGGCGGCTCGTGGATGGGGGAACAGAAAATGGTTTGCCTCCGGGTAGCATCAGCGTGTAACCGTTCTTGGCATAAGCATCGCGCAATCCGGAGTGGATGTCTTCGGACGACAGTCGATGGCCACACTCAAGCAGGCACACTCGAAAAGCCTCAATGAAGGGACCGTGATAAAAGGCATTCTGGTTAAGACTCCGTGGCTTTTTCTGCTCTCGAATAGATATGACGATCCGCTTCCCGTCGAACTTGCGGATGACGTCCCCGATCCGCCGGGCATCCCGCTCCGGGAGCCGGCCATCTACGACGGGACACACGAACTCTAGGGCCGCGGTCATGCAGCTAAGCCCCCAGCCACTAGTTCGGAACGCCGCTGTTCCAACTTCTTCTTCAACTCCAGAGCATCAGTCGAAGCATAAGCCCAGAACTGTCGCAGCCCGGGCTGGTTCTGAGACTGCCAAAAGTCGAACGAGACCACATCATCGAACGTGCCGACGTACTCGATGACTCGGTCCGCGAACCGCCCCAGGGGAACGAGTTGGAGGCCCTCTGTCATCTCGAAGATCGCGGGGATCGTCTCCTTCGTGGCGGTCCGCTTAAGCCGCTCGTCCCGCTCGTGCGCCTCCACCGCCTCCGTGGCGGACATGTCCAGGTGAACCTTGTCCATCTCCTCCTGGACGTACAAGCCGCTGAGCGCTTCCGGCCAGCCCCTCCGCAACGCCTGCGCCTCCGCACACTTGCCGAGCATGACGTGCGGCATGTTCTTCCAGTTGCCTTCTTTCAGCGTTTTCTTCGCACTCCTGGCCACTTTCTTTTTCTTCGGCTTTCCGGTATCCGGCCACGTCTCGCCCGTGTCCACCCAGTCGAACTCGGCGTCATCGAGGGGGGCGAACTCGTCCCACCGGGCTTCCCCGACCACGGGATACCACACCTTGTCCGGGCCGAACTTAAACACCCGCACGACCGCACGAACCAACCCCATCGGATTGCTCTGCGGATCTTTCAGCGAAGAGTCGGTCTCGAACCGGGTTTCCTCCTCGGCCGGCCGGTAATCCCCACACCGCTGGGCTTTCGCCCGGTATCCGTCGATGCTGGTCACGATCACGATCTGCCGCTTGTCCGCCTTATCCTTGTTGTAGACCTGGGCGAAGATCTGCTTTTTGAACGGGTCCAATCCCTGCTGTTTGCAGATCTCGATGAACAGGTCGAATTCATCCTGGTTGGTGTCCTTGGCGACCGTCCGGCGGATCAAGGACAACTGAGAGGCGGAGTAACTCCTGTGGGCGATGTCGGTCATTATTTCCTCCGGATGGTCAAGCTGATTTTCCCGTTCCCGAGCGAGACCCCGTCGATCACCTCCCCGTCGGTCAAGACCGCGTCCTTCAGGGCCTTCTTGTCCAGCTTCGGAGGCTGGGGGGTGAAGAACCGGGACGGCACGGCGGCCTCGTCGGTGACGACCACGTCCGGCGACCGGGTCGTAATGCCCAGC encodes the following:
- the bet gene encoding phage recombination protein Bet yields the protein MTDIAHRSYSASQLSLIRRTVAKDTNQDEFDLFIEICKQQGLDPFKKQIFAQVYNKDKADKRQIVIVTSIDGYRAKAQRCGDYRPAEEETRFETDSSLKDPQSNPMGLVRAVVRVFKFGPDKVWYPVVGEARWDEFAPLDDAEFDWVDTGETWPDTGKPKKKKVARSAKKTLKEGNWKNMPHVMLGKCAEAQALRRGWPEALSGLYVQEEMDKVHLDMSATEAVEAHERDERLKRTATKETIPAIFEMTEGLQLVPLGRFADRVIEYVGTFDDVVSFDFWQSQNQPGLRQFWAYASTDALELKKKLEQRRSELVAGGLAA
- a CDS encoding DUF2312 domain-containing protein — protein: MIDTSQSADQLRSVIERVEKLEEEKAAIAGDIRDVFAEAKGNGFDVKAIRQIIKLRKLDASERDEQESILDTYLRALGMAPELEDDEEAA
- the ssb gene encoding single-stranded DNA-binding protein — protein: MAGSINRVTLLGHLGKDPEIRKTQDGREIATLSVATSESWKDRNTGERRERVEWHRAVIFNDGLTGVARDYLRKGSKVYLEGQLQTRKWTDQSGQERYATEVVLQGFGATLVLLDPKREDAPAASSARADEPAASQPIDDEIPF